The nucleotide window CTCAGATGACTAGATTCGAATACAGAATTTTCAATTTGTATTTGGTTTATTGAAAATGAGTATTTGTAATTTCAAGTACTTGCTAAGAAATGGCGGACTtgcaaattatttattttactttattatttacTACTTGTAAATTACTTGATAATTTTTGGTAAGTTATTTGATAATTTACTggaatttaaaactaaataactttattattagaaagaacatttcattatttattttacgtTCTAGTCaattttggaaaatatatataaaaaggaaagatccaatatagttatataaatataacatttatgatTAGTTCACTAGGAAATtgaaatataaacaaattattttactatgatttagaaaatatatatttttctttagtaGAAATGAATAACAAGGCAAATAagactaaataattattttattacttaatACTTGTCTTGTAGTTTTAAGTAATTTAAATAGACTATTCGATATTCGAATTGATCAAAccaaatattcaattttatgagtcatataataatttttttaactgatcatataattatttttattgtaatattttatacttgtcttatatttttaagtaattcAAATAGTACTTTTATTTTGATACTTGATATTTgtcttatatttttaagtaatttaAATAGACTATTCGACTTGGTCAAACCAAATATCTAATTTTACAAGCAAGTTATATTGTAAttctgtatttttctttttaaaaaatggtgAAATATGTGGGTGTGCAACAAAACATAAAAGtgcttttaaaaaataaataaaaacaaaaacaattcgtgtaatatatatacacgtaAGGTAAAAATCAAAATCGAAATTTCTACTTTAAATCGCTACAGGGTAACTTCGATGGTTCTCGTATCCGAGACCTAAAGAAGTAAACCAAAGTGAAAACAACAAGAAGCGCAACACCGGAGACGCCACAGATGATACTAGCCGCAAGAAACACGTGCCTCATCACGTGATCACGTCTGTTCATAGCTCCATCACGCCACCACGAGTCATCACCGTCGTCTGCCTCCGAAGCTTTTGAGAGGAGctgagaaggaggaggagaatgGGAATCTCCGAAGAAGGACATCATTTTACCGGGAGGTGAATGAGATTCAGTCGGTGGTGAGCTGAACTGGTACTGTAGGCCATGATCGGAAGGTCGTAAGCCTTCCGCAAGTGACTTTCCTGAGAAGATGAATGATACAGTGAACGTGAAGAGCAAGGTCGATCTGACGCGGTTTAAGGGAAGAGCCATGTGAAgggagagttttttttttcctcgtcAAACTAATAAAGTGGTGATGTTGATGAGCTCAAACGACACCGTCTTGTTATGTGGATTCGTAATAAATAGTTTGGTGTGACATGACAAAGAAGATACCACCAAGTCACCCACTCACATAATCGACAAGATTAGGTCATGATGATCTTTTTGTTTCCTTCATTAACAAGAAATCAagatttgtaacaaaaaaaacactcaTCTCATTTGACTAATTTACTTATAGATTCATTATTGAGTTCTTTAGTTTACTATTAAGTACTACATGTTCAAATTTCACAATACATATAACGTTTCCTTAATAATGAGAAACGGAACTCGCAGAAGATGAATTAGATAGCAACAACCCATATGCGATTGCGAGTATCTAGTTTCATTAATATGGCTTATGGACTAAAAAGGTCATAAGGTCCATCCATGGGACGAGGCCCACTAATATTCTATTCATAATACTCCCCCCTCACATGGTCAGATTACCAAATGTTTGAAGAGTTTTGAGAAGTTAGTTCACAAAGCGTTTGATGTCTAAGCAGAACTTGCAGGAACATCCTCATCAGAAGGAGGCTGCATTGGTCTTTTAGCTCTTGGTGGTGGCTGTGGCTttggtggcggtggtggaggTCTCTTTGGTTTCACCTTATTGACTTCCTCAGATTCAACTTCAAACTGTATATGATGACACAAACAGTGGCGTTAAGAAGAACATTTGCAAACGCATAAAAAACGAGAGTTGAAAACAAGGATATCAAACCTTGTAACCACAGCCTGCCACACATGCGTGAAAGCATTcctgaattttataaaacagAGGACATGTAAAAACAAGCTAGATACGGTATAACTGTTCAGTCTACTCCTCTGCTAAGAAAATGTCTTTGTTTAAAATACCATACCTCAGAGTAGCTGGCAGCTCCAGGAGAACGATCTATATAAGCACTCCATTGTCGGTCTTTCAGCACAGGGTCTTTGTAGCATATCTCACTGCAATCTGATACACCTGTAAAAAGCACACTATTACACCAATTCATTAACTTGGAATTAAAACCTGTAAAAGAGAGGAGATGTCTTCTtcatgaacatatatatacatagcgAGGACAGATGTTTCTGCTCCTCAAGTCATTATGGATTTTCAAAGATAGAGAAATGCTTACAATCTTCCCATGAGTCACTATCGGCATCACATCCCTTCTTGCAGAATACTCTCCCTACAACATGGATTCATGGTAATCATCAGTGCCTAAACTGATGTGATGATAAGgcgtaaccaaaaaaaaaaagaaggatttCTATAATCCGGAGAGAGTGTTTATACTAGACAGAAACATCCAAAACCAAGCCCTTTTActaagtataaatatttgtgaTATACTAGTTCACAGAAGCGACATCAATGCAgaagcatcactttatcattTTTCTTCCTCCTATTAAACATCCTCCTCATAAATACATGATAGAAAAGTTCAAACAACTCTGCATAACCACCCCCTTTTACTTATAAATCGGTGGCACATTCTACAAGTTACATcaataaaaaaagaagcaaGACGGTATTCTTTTTCACACTTGCAACTACCACAATGAGCTGTCTCTGGCACCAATCTTAACCAAAGAATGTAGACTAATGGACTTCTGAATCATCCATCATCCTCATCCATCATCCATCATCCATCATCCATCATCCATCATCCATATACTAGAAATCTAATCAACAATCAAAATCAATCGTAATCATTTCATAGCTaaagaaatcaaaacaaacGAGCCAACAACATAGAACATAGTAGATCGGATCACATCAATTGAATTGAATTCAGAGAGAGACTTACATGGAATCTGCGTAAGAGCTGCATACTTATGCGTGCATTGACTCCCACACGGCGGCGGCGTCCATTGCTGCGgtatcatctctctctctctctctccctccgcCTCCACTCTCCGTTTGCCGAAAATATCGCCGAAgccaaagaaaaaaaggaaaaaagagcTGGGgactttgtttttatattaagGGTGTTTTCGTCATATTAAAAGTCCAAGCGCCCTTATAATCTAACCGGTCGGTTTCCATCACATTGCCTGAAACCGGTTATTTAATCGAGCCGGTTCGTTCCATAAATAACAAGCCGACTCTCCCTTTTATAAACACACACACTCGAGGCCGTCTCAGTCTCCTTTCCTCTTCGTTCTTTCGCTCGAGAGCAGTGTCCGTTTGTGCGCTCTCTCAGATGGAAATGGAGTATAATAACAACGAATACGAAGAACAGGATCCGACTTACATCGAGGAAGACGACGATGAGGAGATCACCCAGGAAGACGCGTGGGCCGTTATCTCTGCGTATTTTGAGGAGAAAGGTCTCGTTCGTCAGCAGCTCGATTCCTTCGACGAGTTTATCCAGAACACTATGCAAGAGATCGTCGATGAGTCCTCTGATATCGAGATCCGTCCTGAGTCTCAGCACAATCCTGGCCAACAATCCGATTTCGCCGAGGTTGCTTTTAGCTGCTTACCTTCCTTCCTCGTTTTTTTCATTTCTAGGGTTTCTAAGGAAGGGGGGGGGATTGAACGTCTGTGCTGGTTTTATCGTGTTTGTGGCGGTTTTGAGCTGTTTTGGATTTAGCTTGTACAGTTTTTGTTGTAATTAGGGTTTTACTTATTGAGTAGCTGATGTGATTGATGTTCAGTTACCTTAGTTTTGAATGCTTGAGCTATTGATTTTGAAGGTGTATGTACAGTGGTTTTGAGTATTGCGTGAAGCTCTAATCAGTTTTAGGACTAAGTAAATGTGTTTGGTATCTTATATTTATGCAGATAGTCTATTTTAGCTTGTACAGTGTTGATGCGATTATTAGTGTTTGCGCTTCTCGATTAGCTGTGATCTCATTGATATCTCGAGATCACTTTTGTATTCTATGCTTGAGCTCTTCGTTTTCTCAAGGTGGATTTTTCAGTTGTTTTGAATGTTGTGGTGAAGCTCAGTTCAGTTTTGGCACTATGAAAAGGTGTGTGGTtgataaaactttatttttcctGCAGACAATCTACAAGATTAGTTTTGGACAGATTTATCTGAGTAAACCTATGATGACGGAATCTGATGGAGAGACTGCCACCTTGTTCCCTAAGGCTGCAAGGTTGAGAAACCTCACCTACTCGGCTCCTCTCTATGTCGATGTTAGTAAGAGAGTTATAAAGAAAGGGCATGATGGTGAGGAAGTTACAGAGACGCAGGATTTCACCAAAGTTTTCATTGGGAAGGTTCgtgaacttctttttttttttttatgtgtagAAGATGTAATGAGCTGCATCATCTGTATGGTTCTGACTGtgttattcttttattttatttttttcctagGTTCCCATCATGCTGCGGTCTAGTTACTGTACCTTGTTTCAGAACTCTGAGAAAGATTTGACAGAGCTTGGAGAATGTCCTTATGATCAGGGCGGATACTTTATTATTAATGGCAGTGAAAAGGTTCTGATTGCTCAGGAGAAGATGAGTACGAACcatgtttatgttttcaagAAGCGACAGCCAAATAAGTATGCATATGTTGGTGAAGTCCGTTCCATGGCTGAGAACCAAAATAGGCCTCCCAGCACAATGTTTGTGCGTATGCTTGCTCGTGCTAGTGCGAAAGGGGTAAGATACGCTAATAGTCATAACTTTTACAATATCCTTTctcaatatttgttttgtaaattctAGAGTAAGATACAAAATTTGCGTTCTATGTGGTAAATGGATGCAGGGTTCATCTGGCCAGTATATCCGGTGTACTCTACCATACATTAAAGTGGAAATTCCTATTATAATAGTGTTTCGCGCCTTGGGATTTGTTGCTGATAAGGACATATTGGAACATATTTGCTATGATTTTGCCGACAATCAGATGATGGAGTTGCTCAGGCCTTCCTTGGAAGAAGCTTTCGTTATTCAAAATCAGCTGGTATCCACTGTTTCTTTATTTGGTTAATCAATTTTTATTCTGGCTTTATCATCTTTGGTGGTTAAGGATATATCCTGCAATTAGTTGATAACCTTCATATTGCTTCAGGTTGCACTTGACTATATTGGGAAACGTGGTGCACCCTTGGGCACCCCCAAGGAAAAGAGGATAAAGTATGTGATCATTTGAACCAATTGACTTGGCTGCTATGATCTAAGATATCAACTATTTTGATGTTGATACTGGAGGTTTGCAATTGCAATATTATCATTGCAGGTATGCAAGAGATATCCTTCAGAGAGAAATGCTTCCTCATGTAGGAGTTGGGGAGTTTTGTGAGACGAAGAAAGCTTACTATTTTGGGTAAGCAGTATTCAGCTCATTCGTGTTGGTTGAGATTTCATATGTTTTTGTGTTGCTCATACTATGCAATAACCCCCTCAGGTATATCGTACACCGGCTGCTGCTTTGTGCACTTGGCCGAAGGCCAGAAGATGATAGGGATCATTATGGTAACAAAAGGCTGGATCTTGCTGGTCCTTTACTTGGAGGACTCTTTAGAATGGTTTGCTATCGGCCCCAATCATGCATTATTGAGAAATTTTGAAGAATTTGAAGTATCATTTTAGTGGATCCCTTATTGACTTAACATCTTTTTGAATGCAGCTTTTCAGAAAGCTAACGAGGGATGTGAGATCTTATGTTCAGAAGGTCTCTTACATAGCTGCTCTTTCTTGAGTCGAGAACTTTAGTTCTAGTTTTTATTCCGTGTTTGGAAGTCTAATTCATGTCGTTTTAACAGTGTGTTGACAATGGCAAAGAAGTCAATCTTCAATTTGCCATTAAGGCTAAAACAATTACCTCTGGCCTGAAATATTCTCTTGCTACTGGAAACTGGGGCCAGGCAAACGCTGCTGGTACAAGAGCTGGAGTGTCTCAGgttaagatatttatttatttgtttcttcCTTTTCCAGCTCAGATTATTTCGGTTCTAAAAATTCTTTACTTACACCAGGTTTTAAATCGGTTAACATATGCTTCCACTTTGTCACATTTGAGGCGTCTCAATTCTCCTATTGGGCGTGAAGGTAAGGGCCCTCGTTCTTTTCCTGCACTTATGTGCTGTGTCACTTTATCTGTTAGTACAGTTCGTGTATGTTAGTCATAGTTCAGTTTAATTATTCACATCCTTGCAAGTTAGTTTGGCTTGTAGTTCTCGTTTTCCACTTGAATGCTAAACGAGTCTTATATGGCAGGAAAATTGGCGAAACCAAGACAACTGCACAACTCACAGTGGGGTATGATGTGCCCTGCTGAAACACCTGAAGGACAGGTATAATTGTTGCATATATAGAAATAAGAATATTTTGGGTTTCAGTTACTTCAACTGCTTATTCCTTATTATGGCTTTGCTTTTCCAGGCTTGTGGCTTAGTGAAAAACTTGGCGCTCATGGTCTACATTACAGTTGGGTCAGCTGCTTATCCCATCTTGGAATTCTTGGAAGAATGGGGGACTGAGAATTTTGAGGTCTGTAGCACTTCACAGTTAGTTTCTTACTCCATCTCTGTTACTTTGTTTCGAGTACTCAAGGTCTTTAACTTGATTGCAGGAAATCTCTCCATCAGTTATACCCCAAGCCACAAAAATCTTTGTCAATGGAATGTGGGTTGGAGTTCATCGAGATCCTGACATGTTGGTGAAAACTTTGAGACGTTTGAGAAGAAGGGTAAGCATGCAGTTTCTTTCCCGTTCCAAATATTTTAGCCACTAAATTGGAACGTTTTGTAGAAGTGATATATTACGTTTACACTTGCAGGTTGATGTTAACACTGAAGTTGGCGTTGTTAGAGATATTCGTCTGAAAGAGCTCCGGATATACACTGATTATGGTCGTTGTAGTCGTCCCTTGTTTATTGTGGATAACCAGAGGCTGTTAATAAAGAAGAAAGATATCTATGCTCTGCAACAAAGGGTAAATTTCTAGTCTTCTGCTCTCAAAATACCTTTCGTTAATAACTTGATTGTACCAACATTCTTTTTTTAACGCAGGAAAGTGCAGAAGAAGATGGTTGGCATCATCTAGTTGCAAAGGGGTTTATAGAATACATTGACACAGAGGAAGAGGAGACTACTATGATATCCATGACTATTAATGTGAGTAATAGAATGTTTGAAGATTGAATTGAAGATGTGAATAAATGCACTTTTCGCCTAGTCATTTGCACAGAAAACTCAATCCTAGTTTTGTTTCAGGATCTGGTTCAAGCTAGACTCCGTCCCGATGAGGCATATTCTGAAACTTACACACATTGTGAGATTCACCCTTCTTTGATATTGGGCGTTTGTGCTTCGATTATACCATTTCCCGACCATAATCAGGTTTTTATCTCTTCAATTGACTTGTCTATAAAAAGCAATTTAGTTATGTAAATTCAATTTTATGCTGACTATCTCGT belongs to Raphanus sativus cultivar WK10039 unplaced genomic scaffold, ASM80110v3 Scaffold0119, whole genome shotgun sequence and includes:
- the LOC130501198 gene encoding uncharacterized protein LOC130501198 — translated: MALPLNRVRSTLLFTFTVSFIFSGKSLAEGLRPSDHGLQYQFSSPPTESHSPPGKMMSFFGDSHSPPPSQLLSKASEADDGDDSWWRDGAMNRRDHVMRHVFLAASIICGVSGVALLVVFTLVYFFRSRIREPSKLPCSDLK
- the LOC130501199 gene encoding uncharacterized protein LOC130501199; translation: MIPQQWTPPPCGSQCTHKYAALTQIPWRVFCKKGCDADSDSWEDCVSDCSEICYKDPVLKDRQWSAYIDRSPGAASYSEECFHACVAGCGYKFEVESEEVNKVKPKRPPPPPPKPQPPPRAKRPMQPPSDEDVPASSA
- the LOC130494367 gene encoding DNA-directed RNA polymerase II subunit 2-like, whose amino-acid sequence is MEMEYNNNEYEEQDPTYIEEDDDEEITQEDAWAVISAYFEEKGLVRQQLDSFDEFIQNTMQEIVDESSDIEIRPESQHNPGQQSDFAETIYKISFGQIYLSKPMMTESDGETATLFPKAARLRNLTYSAPLYVDVSKRVIKKGHDGEEVTETQDFTKVFIGKVPIMLRSSYCTLFQNSEKDLTELGECPYDQGGYFIINGSEKVLIAQEKMSTNHVYVFKKRQPNKYAYVGEVRSMAENQNRPPSTMFVRMLARASAKGGSSGQYIRCTLPYIKVEIPIIIVFRALGFVADKDILEHICYDFADNQMMELLRPSLEEAFVIQNQLVALDYIGKRGAPLGTPKEKRIKYARDILQREMLPHVGVGEFCETKKAYYFGYIVHRLLLCALGRRPEDDRDHYGNKRLDLAGPLLGGLFRMLFRKLTRDVRSYVQKCVDNGKEVNLQFAIKAKTITSGLKYSLATGNWGQANAAGTRAGVSQVLNRLTYASTLSHLRRLNSPIGREGKLAKPRQLHNSQWGMMCPAETPEGQACGLVKNLALMVYITVGSAAYPILEFLEEWGTENFEEISPSVIPQATKIFVNGMWVGVHRDPDMLVKTLRRLRRRVDVNTEVGVVRDIRLKELRIYTDYGRCSRPLFIVDNQRLLIKKKDIYALQQRESAEEDGWHHLVAKGFIEYIDTEEEETTMISMTINDLVQARLRPDEAYSETYTHCEIHPSLILGVCASIIPFPDHNQSPRNTYQSAMGKQAMGIYVTNYQFRMDTLAYVLYYPQKPLVTTRAMEHLHFRQLPAGINAIVAISCYSGYNQEDSVIMNQSSIDRGFFRSLFFRSYRDEEKKMGTLVKEDFGRPDRASTMGMRHGSYEKLDDDGLAPPGTRVSGEDVIIGKTTPISQDEAQGQSSRYTRRDHSISLRHSETGMVDQVLLTTNADGLRFVKVRVRSVRIPQIGDKFSSRHGQKGTVGMTYTQEDMPWTIEGVTPDIIVNPHAIPSRMTIGQLIECIMGKVAAHMGKEGDATPFTDVTVDNISKALHKCGYQMRGFERMYNGHTGRPLTAMIFLGPTYYQRLKHMVDDKIHSRGRGPVQILTRQPAEGRSRDGGLRFGEMERDCMIAHGAANFLKERLFDQSDAYRVHVCETCGLIAIANLKKNSFECRGCKNKTDIVQVHIPYACKLLFQELMSMAIAPRMLTKGLKSAKGRK